One stretch of Oncorhynchus keta strain PuntledgeMale-10-30-2019 chromosome 16, Oket_V2, whole genome shotgun sequence DNA includes these proteins:
- the g3bp2a gene encoding ras GTPase-activating protein-binding protein 2 isoform X1 — protein MVMEKPSPLLVGREFVRQYYTLLNKAPDFLHRFYGRNSSYVHGGLDSNGKLAEAVYGQAEIHKKVLSLQFQECHTKIRHVDAHATLTDGVVVQVLGELSNNGQPMRKFMQTFVLAPEVRSTGSVANKFYVHNDIFRYEDEVFGDSEAELDEESEEEVEEEQEERQPSPEPLQDSLNSTTYYEPHPVINGVEEPMEEPAPEPEPEPEPEPEVEELKPDVEEKVMEELEEKAPSPVPVESPPSTQEAPKTFSWASVTSKNLPPSGTGPSSGIPPHVVKAPSSQPRAETKLESQMAPLRGPRDQRPRDRPAFVQRASRPDGVAPSESQTGKPHFSFVNKGRGEADPGEMDNRRIIRYPDSHQLFVGNLPHDIDEAELKDFFMTFGNVVELRINTKGVGGKLPNFGFVVFDDSDPVQRILGAKVGGPIMFRGEVRLNVEEKKTRAVREREVRGGDDRRDMGRRGDRGPGGPRGGMVAGSGMMRDGRGPPPRGGMGAPKPGLGSGRGAGGSAEGRFTTQRR, from the exons ATGGTGATGGAGAAGCCAAGTCCCCTGCTTGTAGGGCGGGAGTTTGTGAGGCAGTATTACACACTCTTAAACAAAGCACCCGATTTCCTGCACAG GTTCTATGGAAGGAACTCCTCCTATGTTCATGGCGGACTTGACTCCAACGGGAAGCTTGCAGAAGCAGTGTATGGCCAAGCA GAAATCCACAAGAAGGTCCTGTCCCTGCAGTTCCAAGAATGCCACACGAAGATCAGACACGTGGACGCCCATGCCACGCTGACTGATGGCGTTGTGGTCCAGGTGCTGGGTGAGCTCTCCAACAACGGCCAGCCGATGAGGAAGTTCATGCAGACCTTTGTGCTCGCTCCAGAGGTGCGTAGTACG GGCTCCGTGGCAAACAAGTTCTACGTACACAATGACATTTTCCGCTATGAGGATGAGGTTTTCGGTGACTCTGAGGCTGAACTTGATGAGG AATCTgaagaggaggttgaggaggagcaggaggagagacagcCGTCCCCAGAGCCACTACAGGACAGTCTTAACAGCACTACCTACTACGAGCCTCACCCTGTCAT CAATGGTGTTGAGGAGCCTATGGAGGAGCCGGCTCCAGAGCCTGAGCCCGAGCCTGAACCGGAGCCCGAGGTAGAGGAGCTGAAGCCTGACGTAGAGGAGAAGGTGATGGAGGAGCTGGAAGAGAAGGCCCCCTCCCCGGTCCCAGTAGAGTCTCCACCCAGCACGCAGGAGGCCCCCAAG ACCTTCTCCTGGGCCTCGGTGACCAGTAAAAACCTGCCTCCTAGCGGTACAGGACCCTCCTCTGGAATCCCCCCCCATGTTGTTAAAGCACCAAGCTCACAG CCCAGAGCGGAGACCAAACTTGAGAGCCAGATGGCCCCTCTCCGGGGACCCCGGGACCAGCGCCCCCGCGACAGACCAGCCTTCGTACAGCGAGCATCCAGACCTG ATGGTGTTGCACCTTCAGAATCACAAACTGGGAAACCCCACTTCAGTTTTGTCAACAAAG GTCGGGGCGAGGCGGACCCCGGTGAGATGGACAACAGGAGGATCATCCGGTACCCAGACAGCCACCAGCTCTTTGTGGGCAACCTCCCTCATGACATTGACGAGGCAGAGCTCAAGGACTTCTTCATGA CTTTTGGCAATGTAGTGGAGTTGAGGATCAACACCAAGGGAGTCGGAGGAAAGCTGCCCAACTTTGGCTTTGTGGTCTTCGACGACTCTGACCCTGTCCAGAGAATCCTGGGGGCGAAGGTAGGGGGG cccatcatGTTCCGTGGCGAGGTGCGTCTGaatgtagaggagaagaagacCAGGGCGGTGCGTGAGCGGGAGGTCCGTGGCGGAGACGACCGCAGAGACATGGGGAGACGCGGCGACAGGGGGCCAGGCGGCCCACGAGGAGGCATGGTGGCCGGCAGCGGGATGATGCGTGACGGCAGGGGCCCCCCACCCAGGGGCGGCATGGGTGCTCCCAAGCCCGGCCTGGGTTCTGGAAGAGGAGCAGGAGGTTCTGCCGAGGGCCGCTTCACCACCCAGCGCCGCTGA